Sequence from the Methanobrevibacter arboriphilus genome:
CTTTCATCTCTTTCAACAGTATTTGAAACTCCTTCTGTTTCTCTTGTTATTCCTGGTGTTGAAATTCCAGGTTCTCCAATATATATTCCATTTGCTTATGGGATAGTTGCTCTTGCAACTGTATTAATTGTCCATGAATTTTCTCATGGAATTTTAGCTAGGGTAGAAAAAATCAACATAAAATCAATAGGTTTATTATTATTTGCTGTTCTTCCAGGCGCTTTTGTTGAACCTGATGAAGAAGATATGAAAAAAGCTGAAAAAACTTCAAGAATGAGGGTTTATGCTGCTGGATCAATAGCCAATATATCTCTTTTTGTAGTAGCATTTTTAATTACAATGTCTATTTCCTCTTTTGTTATTCCTGAAACATTTCATGAGGACGGGATTCAAATAGAAAGAGTTCTTGAAGGAACTCCTGCTTATGACATTTTACAAACTGGAATGATAATAGAGTCTTTAAATGGAGTAAATGTTACAGATGGAAATGCTTATTCAAATGCTTTATCTACTTTAAAACCAGGCGAAACTGTTAATGTCACGACGGACAGGGGAAATTATAGTTTTGTCGCTGGTAAAAATCCTAATAATAATTCTTTGGGTTATATGGGAGTTCAAGCTGTTAAAAACTACCAAATTAATGATAATGTAGCTAATACTTATGGAAATACACTTCCTTGGATTTGGTTTTCACTTTTAGAATTGTTTAATTGGATTGCATTCCTTAACTTAGCCATTGGTTTGTTCAATCTTCTTCCAATGAAACCATTGGATGGAGGACATTTGCTTGAAGAGCTTTTAGACTATAAATTATCTGAAAATATTGTAAAGCCTATAATAGTTCTTATATCTTCTTTCATGATATTTATAATAGCTATAAGTCTAATCGCAGGTTTAACTGGAGGATTATTTTAATATAACTCATATCTTAATATAATTTATAAAAATTTATTTTTATAACTTTAAAAATGAAATTTCTTTATTTTTTTTTTATTTTTTTTTTATTTTTTTTTTATTTACATTTTTAATATTTTTTATCTATTGATTTTGTTTTTATTTATTTTTTAATAATTTATTTATTATTTTATATTATTTCTTATTTTCATCTTTTTCATTTTTTAAAGCTTTTTTCACTGATTCATAATGTAGTTGAGATGCTAGCTGTTTATGAGACTCTTCGTCTGCAAATAATCGCAATTTATGTCCTCTACAAGGGTAATGCTGAATTCGAAGACCTGCTTTTTTAGCTAAATTTTCTATATCATCTACATTTTCTCCTAAAATGTCTTCAGCCATAAAATTGGTAGCTCCGCAGGGTGATCCTCTTATAACATCAATTTCAGCTATTTTTTCTCCTTGGCAGTTTACTTTTATTTCTGGTTTTCCAAACACACTTGTGAATTCATCAAAAACTGGATTTTTTTTACCTATTTCTAATTCACACATTGCATCAGGAACAGAAACATTTTCATATTTTAGAAGTTGATTTTTAAACCCTTCTCCTCGCCAAGTTCCAATTATTATCCATGAAACTTTATCGTGTAACTTTTCTACAATTTCCATGACCATATCTGCTTGTTTTATATAAGTTATTAATAAATCAAACTTCTCTAATTTTTCAAGGGTATTTTTATCAATGTTTATATCATCTATGAATGTTCCTTTTGTAGATTCTATATCAACCATTTCTACATTAAACTTTTTTTCTATAGTTTTCAAGGCTCTTTCTCCAAGATTGGGCTCATCTCTAATAATACCTATATTGATATTCATAATATCCTCTTAATTTATAGTTTTTATCATGTTTATTTTTAAGGATTTATTAAAATAATATTCACATTTTTTTTAATTCCGCTTCTATCACATTTTTCAGTTCTTTAACAGCTTTTTCACCCTCAGAGTCTAATCTAGATGGGTCTATAACTTTTAAACTTTTTTCTTCTAAAATTTTATCTATATTATAAGTTTTTTCTGTTTCAATACCTTTTGATTTAAGTATTTTGTTCACACAATCATCTGAACATCCATTTATAGCTATAATAGGATATTTTTTAATAATTTGATTAAATTCTTGATTATCTGCCGCAGTAGCTGTAATACATATAGACAATGTTTTATCATTTTCTGTTGATAAATCATTACATGCAGCTCTACCAACAAGTCCTAAAGCGCTCATTCCATTACATGCAGCTATTGAAATTTTATTCTCCATTTTTCCACCAACTATTATATTTAAGAATTTTATAATATTTATAAATATTTTCTAGTTTAATATTAGGATAGTTAATATTATAGTTTATTAGTAAAATAATCATATTACTAAAATAAATATTAATAACTATTATTAATGATTCATTATTAAAGTTTAATTAGAAAATTGGATAATATAAAAAATTAGAAGTTAATATATAATTAGCTTTTGATTAAAGCGAAGTAAATGGTTATGAATTTAAAATAAAAGTATTAAATAAGTTATAATGAAAAATTATAGTTAAATATTACTATAATTATATAATAGAACGTAAGTTATAATAAAACGTAACATAATAGAATATAAGCTATAATAAGATATAAGCTTAATAGAATATAAGATATAATAGGATATAAGCTATAATTAAAATGAATTATAATATGAGTTATAATAATATATATTATAATAAATTATAAAGAAATAAAAATAGATAAAATAATAAAAATATATTTATAATATATTTAAATTTTTTAACATATTTAGAAATATTCAGAAATATTTAAAATAAATTTAGAATGAGCTTTCTAAGATTTATTTAGAAATATCTTTCTAATATCCCTTCTAATATTTTAGCGTGACGACCTTCGTCTTTAGAACTTTCTTTAAAGAAATCACAAGGATCTTCGAGTTTACAATCTCCAGCTTTCTCAGCAGCAGCTCTTTTTTCTTTATTAGCCATTAATTCCCCTTCTAACATCATTTCAACATTTTCTTTTAGGGTTGGCTTTATAACTCCATTCATCTCTGCAAATCTAGCAGCATGCTCAGCTTCTTCCCATGCAAGTCTTTTAAAAACTTCAGCTAATTCCCCATATCCTTCTCTAGAAGCTTGTCTAGACATAGCTAAGTACATTCCAACTTCTTGGGTTTCTCCCATGAAATTTGCTTTTACTTCTTTCTCTAAATCTGTTCCTTTAGTTACACCTATTTTATGTTCATACTTTGGCATTTTTTCTCCTCGTATATATATTTTTTAAACTCAATATTTTGGTTTTACATGTATAATTTTTAATTTATGTAAATATTATGAAGTTTGTTATTATTATATCTTTTTATTTTATTTTAAACTTCTTTATAATAGATTTATACAAATTTTTTTGTAAATTGATTTTTTTATTATTATAATTTTTTAGCTTCTTCAACTAATTTTTGCCCTAACTTGAAACAAGATTCATTTTCTTCTTCATCAGGAACATAATATACTTCATAGCTATCTACAACATCAAATCCATATTCTCCTAAATCTTTAGCTAAAATTTCTGGTGCTCCTCCTTTTCCACCCATGGAACCGAAAGTTATAGCTTTCCTTTCAATTCCTGTTCTTTCAAAGCTTAAACCTTTTAAATAGTACATTAAATCTCCAATACTTGGGTAAGGTTCATTATTGATTGTAGGAACTCCAATAGCTATAGCTTTACTATCTAATATACTTTTAACTATTTCACTTCTTTCATCTTCATGTAAAAAGAACATTTCAACTTCATATCCTTCTGCCATTACTCCTTCAGCTATTTCATGAGCCATTTTTTGTGTGGAATAATGCATAGTATCATATACTATTGTTACCTTATCTTTACACTTTCCAGTTGCCCAATCACTATATGCACCAATAACTTTCATAGGGTCTGTCCATATTTGTCCATGTGAAGGAGCTATCATTTTTATCTGTTCAAGTAATCCAAGCTCTGTAACCTCTTCAAACTTCTTTAAAACTAGTTTAGATAGGGGTACTATGAGGTTTCCATAGAATTTTTTGGTAGCATCCATTAAAATATGTTCTGGTATTTCATGATCGAAACGTTTTGAATAGCATAAATGTTGACCAAATGCATCATTTGGGAATAATATTCCTTCTTCTAAGAATAATGTAAACATACTGTCTGGCCAGTGGAGCAAGAATGCATCTAAAAATGCTAAAGTTTTACCACCAAGATCTAATGTATCTCCTGTTCCAACAGTGATAAATTCTGCTTCACTAATTTTAGGATAATGTCTTTTCAATCCTTTTACAGCTATTTCAGTACAATAAATTGGGGCTTCTGGATATCTCCTGTGAATATCTACTAAAACACCACTATGATCTTTTTCAACATGATTTTGTATAATTACATCTACTTTAGATTCACCATCGGTTTTTCCTTCTTGTTGAAATGCATCATCTACACGAGCCATTAGTTCTTCTGTTTTCCCTGGATAAGCATTATCTATCAAGGCTACTTTTTCATCACCAAAAACTAAATATGCATTGTAACTTGTTCCATCTAAAGTATATCCATGATAACTTCTTAAATCCCAGTCAAGAACTCCTATCCAGTATACTCTATCAGCTATTTTTGTTGCTTTTGCTTTCATTTTATTATCTCCAGTTATCTAATATTTTATTAACATTAATATTTTTATTTCTAATAGTTTATTAATATTAATATATTGTTCGTATGGATATGAACATATTTAGAGGAACTTATATTTAAATGTTGTTTTTTCAATGTCCTTTATCGTATAATAGGTTTTATTTTATAGTATGCTTTGTTTTTATAATTCAAATAACTTTATATATAATATGTTTATATATAATTAAAAATAATATTATATATATTTTAATTATATTTCCAATATTCACGAACTGTTTTATTTTAATAAGTATCTTCAATAGGATTTATTTTAATTTAAAACATAATTAAACATTGTTTTTTAGATTTACTGGGATATTATCTAATTATTATTTACTATAAACTTATCTAACCTTTATTAATTATTTATATTTTGCAAGAAAAAGATTTATATACTTCTTTTTATAGATAAAACTATATATTCTTTCAATATTAAAATAGAATAAATACACATATATAGTTCTATCATGCTAATTTTAATACTTATATGGCACTGTTAAGATTATAAAAATTTAAATGAATATTAAGAACTTTAAGTAATATTAAGAATTTTAAATAATATTAAAAATCAGTCTAATAATAATTTAATAATAATTTAATAATAATTGATGTCATATTTATAATAAGGGGTATAAATATGGATTTTACTGATAAAATCACTGAAGCAAAAAAACAAAAACCTATTCAAATTTTTTCCAAAGGTCATAAGGAAATAGGGGTCAATGTAATTAAAAGCCCTGTAAAACTTGTTATACTATCAATGTTAAAAGATAATGAGATGGAATTTGACGAAATCGTTAAAAATACTGGCAAATCTAAATCAACAATTTCTGTTCATTTAAAATCTTTACGAAATGATGGTGTCATCTCTTTTAAATTTGATCCAGATGATCAAAGAAGAAAAATATTCTATATAAATTCAAGATTTTTAGGGGAAATTGAACCTCCTGAGCCATTTGAACTTGAAGAACAAAAAACTAGCTTTTTGTTAGAAAATATTGTAAATAAAGAAATAGATAAAGATGGCAAATTTAATTTTTCACATCTCTTATTTCACACATTTAGATCGACATTAATTCAAGAAGGATTTAATATTAATCCAATACTTTATGAATCTGGTCGTCGTATAGGGTTAGCTTTATATGAACAAATTAAAGCTGATGATATAGATGTCTTTATTAAAAACTTAAAAGAATTTTGGGAAGATTATGGATTAGGTCGTTTAGAGCTTAAACTCGGAGAAAAAATAGAAATTACTGCTTATGATTGTTTTGAATGTGGACTGCTCCCTAAAACTGGAAAACCTGCATGCTATTTAGATGCTGGTATAATTGAAGCTACTTTATCTTCTTTCTTAAAAAAAGAAGTAAAGGTCATCGAAACAAAATGTTTTACAATGGGCGATAATTGTTGTGTTTTTGAAGTAGAAACTTTAGAATAAGATTTCTAATAATTATAATATTTTGTTTTAAATAATTGGATTATATCTAATATTTATTTTTAAGGATTTATTATATCTAATTAATAATTATTATTTTTTATATTAATTAATAATAATTCTTAGATTAATCAATTATTACTTTTTTGATTAGTTAATAATTAATTTTAGTTAATTACTAATAATTCTTAGATTAATAACTAATTACTTTTTAGATTTATTAATAACTAATTTTCAGATTATTTATTTTTTTAACTTTAATATAGTTGTTGTTAAATAGGGTTTGTTTTTTGGAAATCCTTCTATTATTTTTTCATTTTCCATTGTACAGTTTTGAACAGAAGTAATTTCTTTTTCTCCTCTTTGTTCATATATTATATTTTCTAATTCTTCAGTATTTCTGGATGTTTTCATTAAAACAAAGCTATCTCCTTCCTTAAGTAGCTTTTCAATTCTATCATCTATTTTTGGAATTATCATTAAAATTTCATCTTTTTCGACCAATGGTTTACCAATACTTGAGGCACAAGCTGTAAATGAGTTAATTCCAGGAATTACCTCTATTTTGAAACTTTTTTCCAATCTTTTCTGGACATAGGAAAATGTACTGTATATTGATGGATCACCTAATGTAATAAATGCAACATCTAATCCTTTATTTAAATATTTAGATATCAATTCAGAAGCTTCGTCCCAATGTTTTTCTAAAGTTTTTTTGTCTTCAGTCATAGGGAAAACAGGTTCTAAAATTTTTAAACTTGAGGTTTGATTTTTAAGATTATCATCTTCATAGTTATATTCGCTCTTTCCATTCTCTCTTTTTTTTATAATCGGATTAATGATTGAAAGGGCTATACTTTCTTTTTTTGGTGCAGATCTAGGAGAACATATAATTGGTACATTTTTTAGAACTTTTAAAGCTTTTATTGTTAAGAGTTCGTAGTCTCCAGGTCCGATACCAATTCCGAATAATTTACCTTTTTGTAATGTCAATAAAACACCATTTTCTATTTTTTCATTGGATTAAAATAAATTTGGTTATAAAATTAGTCTTTTTAGACATATTAATTCTTTCTAGACTTATTAATAATAACAGATGATTAACTACAAATTTATTTATATAATTACTTTTAGTTAAGTTATAAATAAGTAATTTTAGCTATTAATAACAAATTTTTAAAACAAATATTATTTTTCATAACCATTAACTATAATTTATTTATACTCCTATCACTAATATACTTTTGATGTCAAATTCTTTATTTTGTCCAAATTGTGGAATGCTAAAAAATAACTGTGTTTGTGGAATAACACAAAAAAACCTTAAATCTAATTATTCAATAGATTCTAATGATATCTCATCTAATATAGTAAATATGAGTTCAATTAACATAGATAATTCTTATTCTATTGGAGAAACTTCTATTACAGAAGAAAGAATCAATGAATTAAAAAAAGAATTTCCAAATATTGATAATGAAATAATTGAAAATTTCCCTTTTTCTTCTCCAAGAAAAGGTCAACTTGAAATTATATCTGATATTAATGAAGCTATTGAAAATGGATATAAATATATAATTCTCGAGGCAGGAACTGGAACTGGAAAGTCAGCGATAGCTACTACATTAGCTAAAATGTATCAGTCAGCATATATTCTTACTATGACTAAACAATTACAGTCTCAATATTTTAATGAATTTAAATTCCCAATGGTAAAGGGCAGGGGAAATTTTTATTGTTTGAACGATGATTTAGATTCTACATGTGATGTTGGAACTTGTAAAACTACTCCTACTTCCAAAAACTTTTTTTGTAAATTTGGTATTTCTAAAACTCCTAATTTAACTGGTTCAGAAGCTTTTGAAGATCAATTTGGAGGCTCTGTTTTTTATCAATCTGAAGAACATTGTCATTATTGGCAACAAAAATCTAATGCTATTAACTCTCCTATTACTTTAATGAATTATGATTATGCTATTCTTGAATTAAACTATGTAAAGCATTTTGCTCCTAGAAATCTTTTAATTCTTGATGAAGCTCATAATATTGAAAACAAATTAATGAATACGATGGAACTCACTTTATACAATAGAAGACTTAAAAAAGATATTAAAAAGGTCATTAACCCTAATATACTTAAAGAAAAGGATTATAAAGATTGGATAATGGAAATTGACGCAATTAAAGATGCTTATCGTGATATTGAACTTAAAGACCTTCCAAAAAACAAAGCAGACAGAATTAATTCTACAATTTCACGACTAAAACAATTGAGAGAAAATCTTGAAAATGAGCCTAAAAATTGGATTATTGATCCTTTATCTGATGGTGTTTCATTTAAACCACTTAGAGTTCATCAATATGCAAAAGATTATTTATTTAAACATGGAGAAGTTTGTATTTTTTTAAGTGCAACTATTTTATCTCATAAAATGTTTTCTAAGTGGCTTGGTTTAAATCCTAATGAGGTTTATCATATTAAAGTTGATAGTCCTTTTCCTCCTAGTCAAAGACCTATTGAACTAAATATTGCTGGTAAAATGTCTTCTAATAGAATTAAAAGAAGTGCTCCTAAAACTTTACCTATTCTTGAAGCTATATTAAAGAAACACAAGAATGATAAAGGTTTAATTCATACAAATAGCTATAAGTGTCAAGAATATATTATTAAAAAAATGCCTAATTCAAGATTAATTTCTCACACTTCTGCTAATAGAGAACGTGTTTTAAATCATTTTGAGAAAAGTGAAGATCCTCTTGTTTTAACTAGTCCTTCTATGAGTGAAGGAGTGGATTTACCTTATGATAAATGTAGGTTTCAGGTTATTTATAAGGTTCCTTTTCCTTATTTAGGTGATGAACAGGTTAATATGCGTATGAAAAGGGATAGAAGATGGTATGCATATAAAACTGTAATGACATTGATGCAAGCCTATGGAAGGGGTATGCGAGCTGAAGATGATTCCTGCTACACTTATATTCTTGATGGGGATATAGATATTTTATTTAAAAGTCCATTATATAGATCTCTGGTCCCTGAGTTTTTTAAAGAGGCTATCATTAAAGATTAATTGATTTAATATATTTATTTTTGTTTTAAAAAGTTATTTTTGTATATTTATAAAATTTTTTCATATTTTTTACTTTTTTTAAAAGAAAAACATCTTTTTTTATATAAAAAACCATAATTTTCGTTAAAATGTTTAAAATTTTTATATATCTTAATGATTTCGTAATACCTGGAATGTTTGCATATATCCTAAAAGTATATATATAATTAAGAATAAATATTACATTTTAATTCTTTAAATATAATAATATTTTTAGAATTTTGGGGGGAGAATATGAAATTTAGATTACATAATGTAATCACTTTTTTAGTCTTAATTTTAACAGTTGTTTTAAGCATTGGATTTGTCTGTGCTTCTGATGTGCAAAATGATCGAGGTAACAGTGCCGATGGTTCTGTTTCAGCTGTTGAAAATAGTGGCACTGATAGTGTTGTTACGCCTTCTAAGTCTATAGTTAATAATGCTAGTATTAGTACTGATAGTAAGGGTGTTAATAATACTAATAATGATAAATCTGTTGTTTCTAAGTCTAACAGTGTTCGAAATGTTTCTATTTCTGGTAAAGTTATTCGATGCGATTCTGGTTTAGCTTTTAAAGGAGTTACTATTAAGGTCTTTGATTTAAAAGGAAATTTACTTAAAAAAACTCAGACCGATAAGAATGGACTTTATAATATAGTTTTTGATAGTAAAGATTCTGTTTTTAAGGTAACTGCTAGTTATCCCGGTCATATTACTATGTCAAAAAATGTGAGATTATATGATGGTAAAGGTGTTTGTGATTTCCAATTAGGACCTGAACCGAAAATAACCATTAATCCTAATAATTTAAATCAGTTTGTTAATGAAGATTTTAAATTTGAGATTAATTTTGATAACACGGGTAATGAAACAGGATTTGGTCCGATAGTTTATTTAAGGTTGCCTCCTGAGGTTGAATTTAAGGGGGCGACTTTTTTAGGTCAACCTGTTAATGCAATTCGTGTTGGTGTATTTCCAAGTAATGGTACTTTGATTGATCCTTTAACTAAAAAGCCTGTTACGGGTACACCAGGTGAGACTTTTTATGTGTTAGAATATCCTTTGGGAAGTTTCACTAAAGGTCAGCCTATTGCAAAAATGGAGATTATTGCAACTCTTAGAGCTAATGCAACTCTTGGCAAACCTTTAAATATTACTGCTACTCCTGTTTTCAGGTTTGGTGCTAATGAAACTGGATCTCCAACAATTGTTGGTAACAATTCTACTTTGAGAGTTATACCTACTGTGATTAAAATTACTAAAGTTGTTGATACTCCTGAAAATGAGATTACTACAGGTAAAAGCAATCCTCATAGATATCGGCTGATAATTGATATTGCTAATGGCCAAATAATTAGTAATATTACACTTAAAGATATTTTACCAGGAAATATTCAATTTTTAAGAATAATTGATAATGCAACTGGTAGGGAAATTAGACTACCTAACACCAATACTCCAGGCGGTCTTTTAGAAATATTTTTTGATAGTATTACTGGTACTTTAAGTAGTGAGGATAGAGTGGTGATTTATGAGTTTTATGCTCCTAAGTTGGATAATGAAAGTAAACACGTTCTTAATCCCAATACTGGTTTAAGTGAGAATGCAACTAATAATGTGAATGTTTCTGGTAAATATAAAGATTTGAATGTTTCTGCTAAAGATAATCATACTGTAATGTTAAAATCTATTGCAACTCAGAAATATGTTAAAGATATAACTGGTGGTAATAAGACTAAGCCGAAAAATATTTTGGAATATCTTATTAATTTCCAAATCTCTGACTATTTTTCATTTGACAACATAGTCATATATGATACTCTTGGTGATGGTCAAACTTTCTTAAATGATCCACTTCCTAATTTGATTATTCAGCTTCCAAATGGAACAGTTATAAATATACCAATTAGTTTAACTGATTTCACCCGTAATTATGATTCTACTACTGGTATTACTTATCTTAAGTTTAATATTAGTGCAATTTTAATTAAATATGGGTATGGTGGTGTGTTAACTGGTTGTCATTATTATAATGAGACAGCATCTATTAATCCGCTTAGGGGTAATTTAACTTTCCGTAGTCAGATTAATACTAATTTCACTATTCCTAATAAGAATATTGTTTCTAATGATATTATAAATAATAATGTTATTATAAGTGGTAATTTAACTAATCAAAGTGCTGGTGTTTCTGATTATAGTGGATCTGAGATTACTATTGTTGCACCTAAGTCTAATAAATTTATTGTTCGAATAAATGGTAAAGAAGTTAGTGGTTCTAATTTCACTATTAGGCCTGGCGATAATATAACATTTTCTTTAGAAGTAAATATTCCTACAACTAACTTGCATAATTTTGTTATAACTGATTATCTACCAATCCCTCTGTTTAGAGCTCTTCAGTTTGCTACTGGACAAAGTCCAAATAATTCTTCTGCTATTCCTGTTTCTGGTCAATGGAGATTAGGTGATAAAGATACTTTGTTTGTTAAAACTGGTAAATTGCCTTATTTGACTGTTGATACTGCTCAAAATAGACTTATATTTAATTATGGTGACATTGATTTGGAATCTCAAGAAGAAACTGTTGCTCATATTTTGTTTACTGTGACTGCTACTGGTGATCGGATGGCTGATGGTTTACATCTTGCAAATCTATTAAATATTATGTATGATAATACTACTGATTCTACTTTTTCAGAAGATTCTATTGTTCATTTTGTCACTGGTATGCCTAATCTTTCAATTCAGAAAAATGCAACACCAAAAAATAATTTAGAAGCTGGCGATACGGTAACTTATAATATAATTATTAAAAACAAGGGAAATAGTACTGCATATAATATTGTTGTTAGAGATAACTTCCTTATTATTAATGGTCAATATTTCAGTACTAGTAGTATTAAGGATCTTAGGGCTTACCGTGGTGAAGTTGAAATAACTGACTTAAATCTTTGGGATTTATTCACTGATGATGGTTTGAGTTTAGGAAATTATGCTCTTGGTGTTGATCCTTCAAATAATACTATTCTTATTACTTATAAGATTGTATTGCCAAATAATGTTACACCGTTACAAGTATTTAATAATACTGTGCAGATTACTAATTTCACATCACTTCCAAATATTACAAGTCCTAACTTTGTTGATGATCCACGTAACTATGAAGATAATGAAAGTATACAAGTTAAAA
This genomic interval carries:
- the cobI gene encoding precorrin-2 C(20)-methyltransferase is translated as MTLQKGKLFGIGIGPGDYELLTIKALKVLKNVPIICSPRSAPKKESIALSIINPIIKKRENGKSEYNYEDDNLKNQTSSLKILEPVFPMTEDKKTLEKHWDEASELISKYLNKGLDVAFITLGDPSIYSTFSYVQKRLEKSFKIEVIPGINSFTACASSIGKPLVEKDEILMIIPKIDDRIEKLLKEGDSFVLMKTSRNTEELENIIYEQRGEKEITSVQNCTMENEKIIEGFPKNKPYLTTTILKLKK
- a CDS encoding DUF166 family protein, which gives rise to MNINIGIIRDEPNLGERALKTIEKKFNVEMVDIESTKGTFIDDINIDKNTLEKLEKFDLLITYIKQADMVMEIVEKLHDKVSWIIIGTWRGEGFKNQLLKYENVSVPDAMCELEIGKKNPVFDEFTSVFGKPEIKVNCQGEKIAEIDVIRGSPCGATNFMAEDILGENVDDIENLAKKAGLRIQHYPCRGHKLRLFADEESHKQLASQLHYESVKKALKNEKDENKK
- a CDS encoding helicase C-terminal domain-containing protein; the encoded protein is MSNSLFCPNCGMLKNNCVCGITQKNLKSNYSIDSNDISSNIVNMSSINIDNSYSIGETSITEERINELKKEFPNIDNEIIENFPFSSPRKGQLEIISDINEAIENGYKYIILEAGTGTGKSAIATTLAKMYQSAYILTMTKQLQSQYFNEFKFPMVKGRGNFYCLNDDLDSTCDVGTCKTTPTSKNFFCKFGISKTPNLTGSEAFEDQFGGSVFYQSEEHCHYWQQKSNAINSPITLMNYDYAILELNYVKHFAPRNLLILDEAHNIENKLMNTMELTLYNRRLKKDIKKVINPNILKEKDYKDWIMEIDAIKDAYRDIELKDLPKNKADRINSTISRLKQLRENLENEPKNWIIDPLSDGVSFKPLRVHQYAKDYLFKHGEVCIFLSATILSHKMFSKWLGLNPNEVYHIKVDSPFPPSQRPIELNIAGKMSSNRIKRSAPKTLPILEAILKKHKNDKGLIHTNSYKCQEYIIKKMPNSRLISHTSANRERVLNHFEKSEDPLVLTSPSMSEGVDLPYDKCRFQVIYKVPFPYLGDEQVNMRMKRDRRWYAYKTVMTLMQAYGRGMRAEDDSCYTYILDGDIDILFKSPLYRSLVPEFFKEAIIKD
- a CDS encoding ferritin-like domain-containing protein: MPKYEHKIGVTKGTDLEKEVKANFMGETQEVGMYLAMSRQASREGYGELAEVFKRLAWEEAEHAARFAEMNGVIKPTLKENVEMMLEGELMANKEKRAAAEKAGDCKLEDPCDFFKESSKDEGRHAKILEGILERYF
- a CDS encoding putative zinc-binding protein, with amino-acid sequence MENKISIAACNGMSALGLVGRAACNDLSTENDKTLSICITATAADNQEFNQIIKKYPIIAINGCSDDCVNKILKSKGIETEKTYNIDKILEEKSLKVIDPSRLDSEGEKAVKELKNVIEAELKKM
- a CDS encoding FprA family A-type flavoprotein is translated as MKAKATKIADRVYWIGVLDWDLRSYHGYTLDGTSYNAYLVFGDEKVALIDNAYPGKTEELMARVDDAFQQEGKTDGESKVDVIIQNHVEKDHSGVLVDIHRRYPEAPIYCTEIAVKGLKRHYPKISEAEFITVGTGDTLDLGGKTLAFLDAFLLHWPDSMFTLFLEEGILFPNDAFGQHLCYSKRFDHEIPEHILMDATKKFYGNLIVPLSKLVLKKFEEVTELGLLEQIKMIAPSHGQIWTDPMKVIGAYSDWATGKCKDKVTIVYDTMHYSTQKMAHEIAEGVMAEGYEVEMFFLHEDERSEIVKSILDSKAIAIGVPTINNEPYPSIGDLMYYLKGLSFERTGIERKAITFGSMGGKGGAPEILAKDLGEYGFDVVDSYEVYYVPDEEENESCFKLGQKLVEEAKKL
- a CDS encoding site-2 protease family protein translates to MNGLWYYAIAFAIIWAIALIFKNKLTSHGLEVNFPLLMWKTKRLRGFINKLANISPKFWRWFMNVGIFISFGAMIVMTYLLLSSLSTVFETPSVSLVIPGVEIPGSPIYIPFAYGIVALATVLIVHEFSHGILARVEKINIKSIGLLLFAVLPGAFVEPDEEDMKKAEKTSRMRVYAAGSIANISLFVVAFLITMSISSFVIPETFHEDGIQIERVLEGTPAYDILQTGMIIESLNGVNVTDGNAYSNALSTLKPGETVNVTTDRGNYSFVAGKNPNNNSLGYMGVQAVKNYQINDNVANTYGNTLPWIWFSLLELFNWIAFLNLAIGLFNLLPMKPLDGGHLLEELLDYKLSENIVKPIIVLISSFMIFIIAISLIAGLTGGLF
- a CDS encoding V4R domain-containing protein, with translation MDFTDKITEAKKQKPIQIFSKGHKEIGVNVIKSPVKLVILSMLKDNEMEFDEIVKNTGKSKSTISVHLKSLRNDGVISFKFDPDDQRRKIFYINSRFLGEIEPPEPFELEEQKTSFLLENIVNKEIDKDGKFNFSHLLFHTFRSTLIQEGFNINPILYESGRRIGLALYEQIKADDIDVFIKNLKEFWEDYGLGRLELKLGEKIEITAYDCFECGLLPKTGKPACYLDAGIIEATLSSFLKKEVKVIETKCFTMGDNCCVFEVETLE